From the genome of Silurus meridionalis isolate SWU-2019-XX chromosome 20, ASM1480568v1, whole genome shotgun sequence, one region includes:
- the fam131a gene encoding protein FAM131A isoform X1, which produces MCCDGLMCAMLLTALPQISSKVDEPVDMLPKTRKALSIQEIAALARSSLNGISQVVKDHVTKPTAMAQGRVAHLIEWKGWSKPLDPSSATLQSHFNSYSHLSEGEQEARFAAGVAEQFAIAEAKLRAWNSVDEEDVEKDCSDEEFAQNNELTISTQSSDAVLSNQESLSLCQPETDQNISEVSSLILSHSDAHHNVEEPQGTEELQIPAEDLQLSSNEVQKLKRRSYWSRGDSCYHSASYSESCLCPEEEDEREQEVETEDNVFQEVICWYSTSDTSGAASFDDEVDVED; this is translated from the exons atgtgCTGTGATGGACTGATGTGTGCGATGCTCCTGACCGCTCTCCCGCAGATCAGCTCGAAG gttgATGAACCTGTCGATATGCTCCCAAAAACCAGAAAAGCGCTCAGCATCCAGGAGATCGCAGCTTTGGCCAGATCATCGCTAAACG GGATCTCCCAGGTGGTGAAAGATCATGTGACCAAGCCGACAGCGATGGCTCAGGGTCGAGTTGCTCACCTGATTGAATGGAAAGGCTGGTCCAAACCGCTCGATCCCTCGTCTGCTACGCTGCAGTCGCATTTTAACTCTTACTCACACCTCAGCGAGGGAGAGCAGGAGGCACGCTTTGCAGCAG GTGTGGCGGAGCAGTTTGCTATTGCAGAAGCTAAACTCCGAGCTTGGAATTCTGTGGATGAGGAGGATGTGGAGAAAGATTGTTCCGATGAGGAGTTCGCTCAAAATAATGAGTTAACCATCAGCACTCAGAGCTCAG ACGCTGTGCTGTCCAATCAGGAGAGCTTGTCGCTGTGCCAGCCTGAAACAGATCAGAACATCAGTGAGGTATCCAGCCTCATCCTGAGTCACTCCGACGCCCATCACAACGTAGAAGAACCACAAGGAACCGAAGAATTACAAATTCCAGCAGAAGATCTCCAGCTGTCATCCAATGAGGTCCAGAAGCTTAAACGCAGGTCCTACTGGAGCAGAGGCGACTCCTGCTACCACTCTGCTTCCTACTCTGAGTCCTGTCTTTGCCCAGAAGAAGAGGATGAAAGGGAACAGGAAGTAGAAACGGAGGACAATGTTTTTCAGGAGGTGATCTGCTGGTACAGCACGTCCGATACTTCAGGCGCCGCGTCTTTTGACGATGAGGTGGATGTGGAGGATTGA
- the fam131a gene encoding protein FAM131A isoform X2, translating to MLPKTRKALSIQEIAALARSSLNGISQVVKDHVTKPTAMAQGRVAHLIEWKGWSKPLDPSSATLQSHFNSYSHLSEGEQEARFAAGVAEQFAIAEAKLRAWNSVDEEDVEKDCSDEEFAQNNELTISTQSSDAVLSNQESLSLCQPETDQNISEVSSLILSHSDAHHNVEEPQGTEELQIPAEDLQLSSNEVQKLKRRSYWSRGDSCYHSASYSESCLCPEEEDEREQEVETEDNVFQEVICWYSTSDTSGAASFDDEVDVED from the exons ATGCTCCCAAAAACCAGAAAAGCGCTCAGCATCCAGGAGATCGCAGCTTTGGCCAGATCATCGCTAAACG GGATCTCCCAGGTGGTGAAAGATCATGTGACCAAGCCGACAGCGATGGCTCAGGGTCGAGTTGCTCACCTGATTGAATGGAAAGGCTGGTCCAAACCGCTCGATCCCTCGTCTGCTACGCTGCAGTCGCATTTTAACTCTTACTCACACCTCAGCGAGGGAGAGCAGGAGGCACGCTTTGCAGCAG GTGTGGCGGAGCAGTTTGCTATTGCAGAAGCTAAACTCCGAGCTTGGAATTCTGTGGATGAGGAGGATGTGGAGAAAGATTGTTCCGATGAGGAGTTCGCTCAAAATAATGAGTTAACCATCAGCACTCAGAGCTCAG ACGCTGTGCTGTCCAATCAGGAGAGCTTGTCGCTGTGCCAGCCTGAAACAGATCAGAACATCAGTGAGGTATCCAGCCTCATCCTGAGTCACTCCGACGCCCATCACAACGTAGAAGAACCACAAGGAACCGAAGAATTACAAATTCCAGCAGAAGATCTCCAGCTGTCATCCAATGAGGTCCAGAAGCTTAAACGCAGGTCCTACTGGAGCAGAGGCGACTCCTGCTACCACTCTGCTTCCTACTCTGAGTCCTGTCTTTGCCCAGAAGAAGAGGATGAAAGGGAACAGGAAGTAGAAACGGAGGACAATGTTTTTCAGGAGGTGATCTGCTGGTACAGCACGTCCGATACTTCAGGCGCCGCGTCTTTTGACGATGAGGTGGATGTGGAGGATTGA